One segment of Sinorhizobium sp. BG8 DNA contains the following:
- a CDS encoding sensor domain-containing diguanylate cyclase has protein sequence MAQRGGNRQTDTDDGSAGATTVAPLADLRQRSINELIAIGLEKSQVASALFSPDDRLVYASDSFKSLFDLTTEIATFADIVRHCFRSGTGPVVTAPLDDWLAMAGAKRRSAVHRSFEIDTCDGRWFLVNETVVGDGWLWSVFSDISMLKSNERTLKLAHAAAEIAAQTDPLTGLFNRRHAMTNLEATVAAHRESAMPLCLMLIDLDHFKDINDRFGHARGDAVLCHFAATARCHLRAQDLLARIGGEEFMLIMRGTRLGQAHSTAERLRAHLAESAVIDLDCRYTMSAGIAEYGGETAGQFFDRADRALYRAKNGGRDRVEEAPEIQGLL, from the coding sequence TTGGCGCAACGCGGCGGCAATAGACAAACCGACACCGACGACGGATCGGCGGGGGCAACGACGGTCGCGCCCCTTGCCGACCTGAGGCAGCGATCGATCAACGAGCTGATCGCAATCGGACTCGAGAAATCGCAGGTGGCGTCGGCCTTGTTTTCTCCGGACGACCGCCTTGTCTATGCTTCCGATTCCTTCAAAAGCCTCTTCGACCTTACCACCGAGATCGCCACTTTCGCCGACATAGTCCGGCATTGCTTCCGCTCAGGTACGGGACCGGTCGTGACGGCCCCACTCGATGACTGGCTTGCGATGGCCGGGGCCAAGCGCCGCAGCGCAGTCCATCGCAGCTTCGAGATCGATACCTGCGACGGGCGCTGGTTCCTCGTCAACGAAACGGTGGTGGGCGACGGATGGCTGTGGAGCGTGTTTTCGGACATCTCCATGCTGAAATCCAACGAGCGCACGCTGAAGCTCGCCCACGCCGCCGCCGAGATCGCGGCGCAGACTGACCCGTTGACCGGACTGTTCAACCGCCGGCATGCGATGACGAATCTCGAGGCGACGGTGGCCGCCCACCGCGAATCAGCCATGCCGCTCTGCCTGATGCTGATCGACCTCGACCACTTCAAGGACATCAACGACCGCTTCGGACATGCGCGCGGCGACGCGGTGCTGTGTCATTTCGCGGCAACCGCGCGATGCCATCTTCGGGCGCAGGACCTGCTTGCGCGCATCGGTGGCGAGGAATTCATGCTTATCATGAGGGGTACCCGGCTCGGCCAGGCCCACAGCACCGCCGAGCGCCTGCGCGCTCACCTCGCAGAAAGTGCGGTAATCGACCTCGACTGCCGCTACACCATGTCTGCGGGCATTGCCGAATATGGCGGCGAGACCGCGGGCCAGTTCTTCGACAGGGCCGACCGCGCGCTCTACCGTGCGAAGAACGGCGGCAGGGACCGGGTGGAGGAAGCGCCCGAAATCCAGGGCCTTCTCTAG
- a CDS encoding DUF1344 domain-containing protein, with protein MRVPFSCVAIVAVLAAPAFALAAQTTTGIVKSYSPKAMTLTLADGVTYQLPKNFKNPGLKAGEKVNVAYEMMGKKHEATMVKILK; from the coding sequence ATGCGTGTTCCGTTCTCATGTGTAGCAATCGTCGCCGTTCTTGCCGCTCCGGCCTTCGCGCTGGCAGCGCAGACGACGACTGGCATCGTGAAATCCTACAGCCCGAAGGCGATGACGCTCACGCTTGCAGACGGCGTTACCTACCAGCTGCCGAAGAACTTCAAGAACCCCGGACTGAAGGCCGGCGAGAAGGTGAACGTGGCCTATGAAATGATGGGCAAGAAGCACGAAGCAACGATGGTCAAGATACTGAAATAA
- a CDS encoding NAD(P)H-quinone oxidoreductase has product MALPSSMSFVELSAFGGPEAMSVGRTTIPQPRAGEILVRVEAAGVNRPDVLQRKGDYPPPPDASPILGLEVAGEVVEIGEGVTAWNIGDKVCALANGGGYAEYCVVPAGQTLPFPKGYDAVKAAALPETFFTVWANVFMMAGLQPGESVLIHGGTSGIGTTAIQLATAFGARVYATAGSDAKCQACLDLGAQRAINYRNEDFAAVIAEETGKKGVDVILDMIGAAYFDRNLQSLARDGRLSIIAFLGGTFVEKVSLAPIMLKRLRVTGSTLRPRTAAEKRDIRDALLTDVWPLLDEGRLAPVIHAVFPLAEAAAAHRMIEHGQHIGKIVLAMD; this is encoded by the coding sequence ATGGCTTTGCCCAGTTCCATGTCGTTCGTCGAACTCAGCGCGTTTGGGGGGCCGGAGGCGATGTCTGTCGGCCGCACCACGATACCGCAGCCGCGCGCCGGCGAGATTCTCGTGCGAGTGGAAGCTGCCGGCGTCAACCGCCCCGATGTTCTCCAGCGCAAGGGGGACTACCCGCCGCCGCCCGATGCCAGTCCCATTCTTGGCCTGGAGGTCGCAGGTGAAGTCGTCGAAATCGGCGAAGGCGTGACTGCCTGGAATATCGGCGACAAGGTCTGCGCGCTCGCCAATGGCGGTGGCTATGCAGAATACTGTGTCGTTCCGGCAGGCCAGACCCTGCCGTTTCCCAAGGGCTACGATGCCGTGAAGGCGGCGGCGCTGCCCGAGACCTTCTTCACTGTCTGGGCGAACGTCTTCATGATGGCAGGCCTTCAGCCGGGCGAAAGCGTCCTCATACACGGAGGCACCAGCGGCATCGGCACGACGGCGATCCAGCTCGCGACCGCCTTCGGCGCCAGGGTCTATGCGACCGCCGGGTCGGATGCGAAATGCCAGGCCTGCCTCGATCTCGGGGCTCAGCGCGCGATCAACTACCGCAACGAGGACTTTGCGGCGGTCATCGCGGAAGAGACCGGCAAGAAGGGCGTGGACGTCATTCTCGACATGATCGGGGCTGCCTATTTCGACCGGAACCTGCAGTCGCTGGCGCGCGATGGGCGGCTTTCCATCATCGCCTTTCTCGGCGGGACCTTTGTCGAGAAGGTGAGCCTTGCACCGATCATGCTGAAGCGCCTGAGGGTCACGGGCTCGACCCTGCGTCCGCGCACGGCCGCGGAAAAGCGGGACATCCGGGATGCACTGCTCACCGACGTCTGGCCGCTTCTCGACGAGGGTCGCCTTGCTCCCGTCATTCACGCGGTCTTCCCGCTCGCGGAGGCCGCCGCCGCCCATCGGATGATCGAGCACGGGCAACACATCGGCAAGATCGTCCTTGCCATGGATTGA